In Kitasatospora sp. NA04385, a single genomic region encodes these proteins:
- the ccrA gene encoding crotonyl-CoA carboxylase/reductase encodes MQEILDAILSGDATSADYAALALPESYRAVTLHKDEEQMFAGLASRDKDPRKSLHLDDVPLPELGPGEALVAVMASSVNYNTVWSSIFEPVSTFGFLERYGRLSPLTRRHDLPYHVLGSDLAGVVLRTGAGVNAWKPGDEVVAHCLSVELESPDGHNDTMMDPEQRIWGFETNFGGLAQLALVKTNQLLPKPKHLSWEEAASPGLVNSTAYRQLVSRNGAGMKQGDNVLIWGASGGLGSYATQYALAGGATPICVVSSPQKADICRAMGAEAIIDRSAEGYKFWKDEQNQDPREWKRLGAKIREFTGGEDVDIVFEHPGRETFGASVYVTRKGGTIVTCASTSGYMHQYDNRYLWMSLKRIVGSHFANYREAFEANRLIAKGKIHPTLSKVYALEETGQAALDVHHNKHQGKVGVLCLAPQEGLGVRNTELREQHLTKINVFRELDERNIEHSRELDERNDKHSRNV; translated from the coding sequence ATGCAGGAAATTCTCGACGCGATCCTCAGCGGCGACGCCACGTCCGCCGACTACGCCGCCCTGGCGCTGCCCGAGTCCTACCGGGCCGTGACGCTCCACAAGGACGAGGAGCAGATGTTCGCCGGCCTGGCCAGCCGGGACAAGGACCCGCGCAAGTCGCTCCACCTGGACGACGTGCCGCTGCCCGAACTCGGCCCGGGCGAGGCCCTGGTGGCCGTGATGGCCAGCTCGGTCAACTACAACACGGTGTGGAGCTCGATCTTCGAGCCGGTCTCCACCTTCGGCTTCCTGGAGCGCTACGGCCGCCTGTCGCCGCTGACCAGGCGTCACGACCTGCCGTACCACGTGCTCGGCTCCGACCTGGCGGGCGTGGTGCTGCGCACCGGCGCCGGGGTCAACGCCTGGAAGCCCGGCGACGAGGTCGTCGCGCACTGCCTGTCGGTCGAGCTGGAGTCCCCCGACGGCCACAACGACACGATGATGGACCCGGAGCAGCGGATCTGGGGCTTCGAGACCAACTTCGGCGGCCTGGCCCAGCTCGCCCTGGTGAAGACCAACCAGCTGCTGCCCAAGCCCAAGCACCTCAGCTGGGAGGAGGCCGCCTCCCCGGGCCTGGTCAACTCCACCGCCTACCGGCAGCTGGTCTCGCGCAACGGCGCGGGCATGAAGCAGGGCGACAACGTGCTGATCTGGGGCGCCAGCGGCGGCCTCGGCTCGTACGCCACCCAGTACGCGCTGGCCGGCGGCGCCACCCCGATCTGCGTGGTCTCCAGCCCGCAGAAGGCCGACATCTGCCGCGCCATGGGCGCCGAGGCGATCATCGACCGCTCGGCCGAGGGCTACAAGTTCTGGAAGGACGAGCAGAACCAGGACCCGCGCGAGTGGAAGCGGCTGGGCGCGAAGATCCGCGAGTTCACCGGCGGCGAGGACGTGGACATCGTCTTCGAGCACCCGGGCCGGGAGACCTTCGGCGCCTCGGTCTACGTCACCCGCAAGGGCGGCACCATCGTCACCTGCGCCTCCACCTCCGGCTACATGCACCAGTACGACAACCGCTACCTGTGGATGTCGCTCAAGCGCATCGTCGGCTCGCACTTCGCCAACTACCGCGAGGCGTTCGAGGCCAACCGGCTGATCGCCAAGGGCAAGATCCACCCGACGCTGTCCAAGGTCTACGCGCTGGAGGAGACCGGCCAGGCCGCCCTGGACGTGCACCACAACAAGCACCAGGGCAAGGTCGGCGTGCTCTGCCTGGCACCGCAGGAGGGGCTGGGCGTGCGCAACACCGAGTTGCGCGAGCAGCACCTGACCAAGATCAACGTCTTCCGCGAGCTCGACGAGCGGAACATCGAGCACAGCCGCGAGCTCGACGAGCGGAACGACAAGCACAGCCGGAACGTCTGA
- a CDS encoding TetR family transcriptional regulator: MDRQTSPPQQQPPAAGPDQPRAGAESGPGSRRAAAQRLQMRQDLTAAAMELFATQGYEETTVDQIAAAAGVARRTFFRYFRSKEEAIFPDHDDTLVRVADLLASAEAEEHPLDVVCRGIKEVLRMYASTPEMSVARYQLIRQVPALREREIAVVSRYERLFTRYLLGRFDAAEQTPPGWQRGGDDDSMLAEVSAAAVVAAHNHVLRRWLRAGGHGDVEAQLDHSFGVIRGTFWPTPPSGARRRGATVAPGASGDGGEAEAVSALSASPGGEVLITVARTDAPLESVVDSIRAALAGRTSG, translated from the coding sequence ATGGATCGCCAGACCTCGCCTCCCCAGCAGCAGCCGCCGGCCGCCGGGCCCGACCAGCCTCGTGCGGGGGCGGAGTCCGGACCGGGCAGCCGCCGGGCCGCCGCCCAGCGCCTGCAGATGCGCCAGGACCTCACCGCGGCGGCGATGGAGCTGTTCGCCACCCAGGGGTACGAGGAGACGACGGTCGATCAGATCGCGGCCGCGGCGGGGGTCGCCCGGCGCACCTTCTTCCGATACTTCCGGTCGAAGGAGGAGGCGATCTTCCCGGACCACGACGACACCCTGGTGCGGGTGGCGGACCTGCTGGCCAGCGCCGAGGCCGAGGAGCACCCGTTGGACGTGGTGTGCCGGGGCATCAAGGAGGTGCTGCGGATGTACGCCTCCACGCCGGAGATGTCGGTGGCCCGCTACCAGCTGATCCGGCAGGTCCCGGCGCTGCGCGAGCGCGAGATCGCGGTGGTCTCCCGCTACGAGCGGCTGTTCACCCGTTACCTGCTGGGCCGGTTCGACGCGGCCGAGCAGACCCCGCCGGGCTGGCAGCGCGGCGGGGACGACGACTCGATGCTGGCCGAGGTGTCGGCGGCGGCGGTGGTCGCGGCGCACAACCACGTGCTGCGGCGCTGGCTGCGGGCCGGCGGGCACGGCGACGTGGAGGCGCAGCTCGACCACTCCTTCGGGGTGATCCGGGGGACGTTCTGGCCGACGCCGCCGAGCGGGGCGCGCCGCCGCGGCGCCACCGTGGCACCCGGTGCCAGTGGTGACGGTGGGGAGGCCGAGGCGGTGAGCGCACTGAGTGCCAGTCCGGGCGGTGAGGTGCTGATCACAGTCGCCCGGACGGACGCACCGCTGGAGTCGGTGGTGGATTCGATCAGAGCCGCCCTGGCCGGCAGAACTTCCGGGTAA
- a CDS encoding 3-hydroxyacyl-CoA dehydrogenase family protein, producing MERPFPTVAVVGLGTMGAGVAVALARSGRRVIGVEAGPTQALRALDRIEASTARAVERGRLSAEERAALLALVEVGDDLTAAAAADLVVEEVPEDLELKRALFAELDRICPPETVLATGTTALSVTRIAAATTRPERVLGVHFFNPVHTMRLVEVVRTVLTSPGAAEQVAELARDLGKEPVTAGDRAGFIANGLLFAYLNQAAAMFESRYATREDIDAAMRLGCGLPMGPLALLDLIGVDTARTVLEAMYAQSGDRLHAPAPVLGQLAAAGLLGRKSGRGFYTYEAPGSSRTVAEPAAAGAGPRAAGREVRGIGVCGSGTMATGIVEVFAKAGFPVLLAARSQEKAERAKAQLARSLERSVAKGRLSEQDRDAALALVTPTGSYRDLADVDLVVEAVAEDLAVKRELFAVLDGIVKPGAVLATTTSSLPVISCATATSRPQDVVGMHFFNPAPAMRLVEVVSTVLTAGDVTATVLELCAKVRKHPVECGDRAGFIVNALLFPYLNDAVRMLQEHYATVDDIDTAMKLGCGYPMGPFELLDVVGLDVSLTIEQVLHQEFREPGLAAAPLLEHLVAAGCLGRKTGRGFRDHARR from the coding sequence ATGGAGCGTCCCTTCCCCACCGTCGCCGTGGTCGGCCTGGGCACCATGGGTGCCGGCGTGGCCGTGGCACTGGCGCGCAGCGGGCGTCGGGTGATCGGCGTGGAGGCCGGTCCGACGCAGGCGCTGCGGGCGCTGGACCGGATCGAGGCGTCCACCGCGCGGGCGGTGGAGCGCGGGCGGCTGTCGGCCGAGGAGCGGGCGGCGCTGCTGGCGCTGGTCGAGGTCGGCGACGACCTGACCGCCGCGGCGGCGGCCGACCTGGTGGTCGAGGAGGTCCCGGAGGACCTGGAGCTCAAGCGGGCGCTGTTCGCCGAGCTGGACCGGATCTGCCCGCCGGAGACGGTGCTGGCGACCGGCACCACGGCGCTGAGCGTGACCCGGATCGCGGCGGCCACCACCCGCCCGGAGCGGGTGCTGGGGGTGCACTTCTTCAACCCGGTGCACACGATGCGCCTGGTGGAGGTGGTCCGCACGGTGCTGACCTCGCCCGGGGCGGCCGAGCAGGTCGCCGAACTGGCCCGCGACCTGGGCAAGGAGCCGGTGACGGCGGGCGACCGGGCCGGGTTCATCGCCAACGGCCTGCTGTTCGCGTACCTGAACCAGGCGGCGGCGATGTTCGAGTCCCGGTACGCGACCCGGGAGGACATCGACGCGGCGATGCGGCTGGGCTGCGGCCTGCCGATGGGCCCGCTGGCGCTGCTGGACCTGATCGGCGTGGACACCGCCCGCACCGTGCTGGAGGCGATGTACGCGCAGTCCGGGGACCGGCTGCACGCGCCGGCGCCGGTGCTGGGCCAGCTGGCCGCGGCGGGCCTGCTGGGCCGCAAGTCGGGCCGCGGCTTCTACACCTACGAGGCGCCGGGCTCCTCGAGGACGGTCGCCGAGCCGGCCGCGGCGGGCGCGGGGCCCCGGGCGGCCGGGCGCGAGGTGCGCGGCATCGGCGTGTGCGGCAGCGGGACGATGGCGACCGGCATCGTGGAGGTGTTCGCGAAGGCGGGCTTCCCGGTGCTGCTGGCGGCCCGCAGCCAGGAGAAGGCGGAGCGGGCGAAGGCGCAGCTGGCGCGGTCGCTGGAGCGTTCGGTGGCCAAGGGCCGGCTGTCGGAGCAGGACCGGGACGCGGCGCTGGCGCTGGTCACCCCGACCGGCTCGTACCGGGACCTGGCGGACGTCGACCTGGTGGTGGAGGCGGTCGCGGAGGACCTGGCGGTCAAGCGCGAGCTGTTCGCCGTCCTGGACGGGATCGTCAAGCCGGGTGCGGTGCTGGCCACCACGACCTCCTCGCTGCCGGTGATCTCCTGCGCGACGGCGACCTCCCGGCCGCAGGACGTGGTCGGGATGCACTTCTTCAACCCGGCGCCGGCGATGAGGCTGGTGGAGGTGGTCTCCACGGTGCTGACCGCCGGGGACGTCACGGCGACGGTGCTGGAGCTGTGCGCGAAGGTGCGCAAGCACCCGGTGGAGTGCGGCGACCGGGCCGGGTTCATCGTGAACGCGCTGCTGTTCCCGTACCTGAACGACGCGGTGCGGATGCTGCAGGAGCACTACGCGACGGTGGACGACATCGACACCGCGATGAAGCTGGGCTGCGGCTACCCGATGGGCCCGTTCGAACTGCTGGACGTGGTGGGCCTGGACGTGTCGCTGACCATCGAGCAGGTGCTGCACCAGGAGTTCCGGGAGCCAGGGCTGGCCGCGGCGCCGCTGCTGGAGCACCTGGTGGCGGCGGGCTGCCTGGGGCGCAAGACGGGGCGTGGTTTCCGCGACCACGCACGGCGATGA
- a CDS encoding Uma2 family endonuclease: MAVMTTERPQMELEQFRNIAAIAAEREDVVFEFINGRIGVKPVPDGDHGEIIRWVSRRCMQHRPDLWLYVEQGLRVDRYRAGHAKPDGALAEDGAFAGQGEWADPEQVLMVVEVTSYDSDTHRRDRVEKPVAYAEAGIPVYLLIDRDAGAVTVHSDPQGGRYETVTTRAYGHEVVLPDPVGVLLDTEELKRYAR, from the coding sequence ATGGCTGTCATGACGACCGAGCGCCCGCAGATGGAACTCGAGCAGTTCAGGAACATCGCCGCCATAGCCGCTGAGCGGGAGGACGTGGTGTTCGAGTTCATCAACGGCAGGATCGGAGTCAAGCCGGTGCCCGACGGCGACCACGGGGAGATCATCCGCTGGGTTTCGAGGCGCTGCATGCAGCACCGCCCGGACCTGTGGCTGTACGTCGAGCAGGGGCTGCGCGTCGATCGCTACCGGGCCGGACACGCGAAGCCCGACGGTGCGCTCGCCGAGGACGGTGCCTTCGCCGGACAGGGCGAGTGGGCCGATCCCGAGCAGGTGCTCATGGTGGTGGAGGTGACTTCCTACGACTCCGACACCCACCGGCGCGACCGGGTCGAGAAGCCGGTGGCGTACGCCGAGGCCGGAATCCCGGTCTACCTGCTGATCGACCGGGACGCGGGCGCGGTAACCGTTCACAGCGATCCGCAGGGCGGCCGTTACGAGACCGTCACGACGCGCGCCTACGGCCACGAGGTTGTCCTGCCCGACCCGGTCGGTGTCCTCCTCGACACCGAGGAGCTCAAGCGCTACGCACGCTGA
- a CDS encoding MFS transporter, translating into MSDTLQPDPRRWKALVFIALAQLMVVLDATVVNIALPHAKEDLGFADSTTQWVITAYALAFGSLLLFGGRVADLWGRRRTFMVGLVGFAAASALGGAAVNTTMLLGARALQGVFGALLAPAALSLLAVMFTDGKERAKAFGIYGAVAGGGGAIGLILGGALTEYLNWRWTFYVNIPFAVVAIAGALLVISEPAVGLNRNRLDIPGVLLVTTGLVSLVYGFTRAEQEGWGDSSTIGLFVAAAVLLAAFVVVESRVKAPLLPLRVITDRNRGGVYLSLGMAVIGMFGLFLFLTLYMQGVLGYKPLVNGVAFLPMVAGMITGSTQIGARLMTRVPARYLMAPGFVVASLGLLILTQIDVNTSYWQILPGLVLMGLGMGTAFMPAMSLATYGVQPRDAGVASAMVNTSQQVGGAIGTALLSTVAHSAGTSWAKAHAATATDPKLFQLQAQVHSYSVAIWAAFGILLLAGVTAGVLVNAGKPEHHTEGAGAEEAVPVMAH; encoded by the coding sequence ATGTCTGACACCCTCCAGCCGGACCCGCGCCGGTGGAAGGCGCTCGTCTTCATCGCGCTCGCGCAACTGATGGTCGTGCTCGACGCGACCGTGGTGAACATCGCCCTCCCGCACGCCAAGGAGGACCTCGGCTTCGCCGACAGCACCACCCAGTGGGTGATCACCGCCTACGCCCTGGCCTTCGGCAGCCTGCTGCTGTTCGGCGGCCGGGTCGCCGACCTGTGGGGCCGCCGCCGGACCTTCATGGTCGGCCTGGTCGGCTTCGCCGCGGCCTCCGCGCTGGGCGGCGCCGCCGTCAACACCACCATGCTGCTCGGCGCCCGCGCCCTGCAGGGCGTGTTCGGCGCGCTGCTGGCGCCCGCCGCGCTGTCGCTGCTGGCCGTGATGTTCACCGACGGCAAGGAGCGCGCCAAGGCGTTCGGCATCTACGGCGCCGTCGCCGGCGGTGGCGGTGCGATCGGCCTGATCCTGGGCGGCGCCCTCACCGAGTACCTGAACTGGCGCTGGACCTTCTACGTCAACATCCCGTTCGCCGTGGTCGCCATCGCCGGCGCGCTGCTGGTCATCAGCGAGCCCGCCGTCGGCCTGAACCGCAACCGCCTGGACATCCCGGGCGTGCTGCTGGTCACCACCGGCCTGGTCTCGCTGGTGTACGGCTTCACCCGGGCCGAGCAGGAGGGCTGGGGCGACAGCAGCACCATCGGCCTGTTCGTGGCCGCCGCCGTGCTGCTCGCCGCGTTCGTGGTCGTCGAGAGCCGGGTCAAGGCCCCGCTGCTGCCGCTGCGCGTGATCACCGACCGCAACCGCGGCGGTGTCTACCTCTCGCTCGGCATGGCCGTGATCGGCATGTTCGGCCTGTTCCTGTTCCTCACCCTCTACATGCAGGGCGTGCTCGGCTACAAGCCGCTGGTCAACGGCGTCGCCTTCCTCCCGATGGTGGCCGGCATGATCACCGGCTCCACCCAGATCGGCGCCCGCCTGATGACCCGGGTCCCGGCCCGGTACCTGATGGCGCCCGGCTTCGTGGTCGCCTCGCTCGGCCTGCTGATCCTGACCCAGATCGACGTCAACACCTCGTACTGGCAGATCCTCCCCGGCCTGGTCCTGATGGGCCTGGGCATGGGCACCGCGTTCATGCCCGCGATGAGCCTGGCCACCTACGGCGTCCAGCCGCGGGACGCCGGTGTCGCCTCGGCGATGGTCAACACCTCCCAGCAGGTCGGCGGCGCGATCGGCACCGCCCTGCTGAGCACCGTCGCGCACAGCGCCGGCACCTCGTGGGCCAAGGCGCACGCGGCCACCGCCACCGACCCGAAGCTGTTCCAGCTCCAGGCCCAGGTGCACTCCTACTCCGTCGCGATCTGGGCGGCCTTCGGCATCCTGCTGCTGGCCGGCGTCACCGCGGGCGTCCTGGTCAACGCCGGCAAGCCCGAGCACCACACCGAGGGCGCCGGCGCCGAGGAGGCCGTCCCGGTGATGGCGCACTGA
- a CDS encoding TetR/AcrR family transcriptional regulator, whose protein sequence is MTVVTTAAPVRRADAARNRARIVAAAREAFVEYGAMAPLDEIARRAGVGNATLYRNFADRRTLIQQVSIAVMQRIVAHAHAATAEESDSFAAFSRFVLASAEERIGALCPLLSDSVDLEEPELAEARAEMKRVTQDLIARAQADGLLRTDVGAGDIVVAMAQLTRPLPGFGCLDLDPHVRRHLQLLLDGLRAPAPSVLPGRAATLEDLTPRA, encoded by the coding sequence ATGACCGTCGTCACCACCGCCGCTCCCGTCCGGCGGGCGGACGCGGCCCGCAACCGGGCCCGCATCGTGGCCGCGGCCCGGGAGGCCTTCGTCGAGTACGGGGCGATGGCCCCGCTGGACGAGATCGCCCGCCGGGCCGGGGTCGGGAACGCCACGCTGTACCGGAACTTCGCCGACCGCCGGACGCTGATCCAGCAGGTGTCCATCGCCGTGATGCAGCGGATCGTGGCGCACGCGCACGCGGCCACCGCGGAGGAGTCCGACTCCTTCGCGGCGTTCAGCCGCTTCGTGCTCGCCTCGGCCGAGGAGCGGATCGGCGCGCTCTGTCCGCTGCTCTCCGACTCCGTCGACCTCGAAGAACCCGAACTCGCCGAAGCGCGCGCCGAGATGAAGCGGGTCACCCAGGACCTGATCGCCCGCGCCCAGGCCGACGGCCTGCTCCGCACCGACGTCGGAGCCGGCGACATCGTCGTCGCCATGGCCCAGCTCACCCGACCGCTCCCCGGCTTCGGCTGCCTCGACCTGGACCCGCACGTCCGGCGTCACCTGCAGTTGCTGCTGGACGGCCTGCGGGCTCCCGCACCGTCCGTGCTGCCCGGCCGTGCCGCGACCCTGGAGGACCTCACGCCCCGCGCCTGA
- a CDS encoding glutamine synthetase family protein, with translation MSTAKPRADRAAEARTAATRIEAEGVDGVIVSWVDNAGVTRVKTVPVRGLESAARWGVGAAPCFDAFLVDDSTAPTAGPVGDLRLVPDLTGLHRLAAQPGWAWAPGDRWTQQGEPHPGCQRHFARRTADALADLGLAVRAGIEVEWIVDGGEPGPAYGMRRLIGNSDYLRDLLRTLREQELTVLQLHPEYTEGQYELSVAPTGPVEAADTALLVRHTVQAVSLRHGLRASFAPVTDPGGVGNGGHLHLSLWRDGRNLGHGGAGPHGLTREAEAFLAGVLAELPALLALGAPSVASYLRLAPGRWSGPYRCWGLENREAALRLITGSAPEQANAEIKCFDAAANPYLAVGGVLAAGLAGLGAALHLPAETTGDPEGAAERLPATLDQAVDALRKSEVLRAAMGEPLWRAVLDVREAEAERFAGLGPEEVAAAVRYRY, from the coding sequence ATGAGCACCGCCAAGCCACGCGCCGACCGCGCCGCCGAGGCCCGGACGGCCGCCACCCGGATCGAGGCCGAGGGCGTCGACGGAGTGATCGTCAGCTGGGTCGACAACGCCGGCGTCACCCGGGTCAAGACCGTCCCCGTCCGCGGCCTCGAATCCGCCGCCCGCTGGGGCGTCGGCGCCGCCCCCTGCTTCGACGCCTTCCTGGTCGACGACTCCACCGCCCCCACCGCCGGCCCCGTCGGCGACCTGCGCCTGGTCCCCGACCTCACCGGCCTGCACCGCCTCGCCGCCCAGCCCGGCTGGGCCTGGGCCCCCGGCGACCGGTGGACCCAGCAGGGCGAACCCCACCCCGGCTGCCAGCGCCACTTCGCCCGCCGCACCGCCGACGCGCTCGCCGACCTCGGCCTGGCCGTCCGGGCCGGCATCGAGGTCGAGTGGATCGTCGACGGCGGCGAACCCGGCCCCGCCTACGGCATGCGCCGCCTGATCGGCAACAGCGACTACCTGCGCGACCTGCTGCGCACCCTGCGCGAACAGGAACTCACCGTCCTCCAACTGCACCCCGAGTACACCGAGGGCCAGTACGAGCTGTCCGTCGCCCCCACCGGCCCCGTCGAGGCCGCCGACACCGCGCTGCTGGTGCGGCACACCGTCCAGGCCGTCTCGCTGCGGCACGGGCTGCGGGCCAGCTTCGCCCCCGTCACCGACCCCGGCGGCGTCGGCAACGGCGGCCACCTCCACCTCAGCCTGTGGCGCGACGGCCGCAACCTCGGCCACGGCGGGGCCGGGCCGCACGGCCTCACCCGCGAGGCCGAGGCGTTCCTGGCCGGCGTCCTCGCCGAACTCCCCGCGCTGCTCGCCCTCGGCGCCCCCTCCGTCGCCAGCTACCTGCGCCTGGCCCCCGGCCGCTGGTCCGGCCCCTACCGCTGCTGGGGCCTGGAGAACCGGGAGGCCGCGCTCCGCCTGATCACCGGCTCCGCACCCGAGCAGGCCAACGCCGAGATCAAGTGCTTCGACGCCGCCGCCAACCCCTACCTCGCCGTCGGCGGCGTCCTCGCCGCGGGCCTCGCCGGTCTCGGCGCCGCCCTCCACCTGCCCGCCGAGACCACCGGCGACCCCGAGGGCGCCGCCGAACGCCTCCCCGCCACCCTCGACCAGGCCGTCGACGCGCTGCGCAAGTCCGAGGTGCTGCGCGCCGCGATGGGCGAACCGCTCTGGCGGGCCGTCCTCGACGTCCGGGAGGCCGAGGCCGAACGCTTCGCCGGCCTCGGGCCCGAGGAGGTCGCGGCGGCCGTCCGCTACCGCTACTGA
- a CDS encoding MBL fold metallo-hydrolase: MSTRVLRFGDPHVNFHLLVDGTDLTLVDAGLPSHLPLLEAGLERIGRRLDDLRAVLVTHGHLDHLGLAGPLTQRTGAEVWVHAEDAPLLADPLRGNAKSPTEGNVLRYALRRPSALRTPVHFARRGMLRTRPVRAPRTFRGGEQLDVPGRPFAVHAPGHTPGSAVFLLPGGAAAFTGDALVTADTVGGRSGPSLVCRAFTRDSAQALRSLEAMADLDADTVHPGHGEPWPGGLADAARRALAAGQV, translated from the coding sequence GTGAGCACCCGGGTGCTGCGGTTCGGTGATCCGCACGTCAACTTCCACCTGCTCGTCGACGGCACCGACCTGACCCTGGTCGACGCCGGGCTCCCCTCCCACCTGCCGCTGCTGGAGGCCGGGTTGGAGCGGATCGGCCGTCGCCTGGACGACCTGCGGGCGGTCCTGGTCACCCACGGTCACCTGGACCACCTCGGTCTGGCCGGTCCGCTCACCCAACGCACCGGCGCCGAGGTCTGGGTGCACGCCGAGGACGCCCCGCTGCTCGCCGACCCGCTGCGCGGCAACGCCAAGTCGCCCACCGAGGGCAACGTGCTGCGGTACGCGCTGCGCCGCCCGTCCGCGCTGCGCACCCCCGTGCACTTCGCCCGGCGCGGCATGCTGCGCACCCGTCCGGTCCGCGCCCCGCGGACCTTCCGGGGCGGCGAGCAACTCGACGTCCCCGGGCGCCCGTTCGCGGTGCACGCCCCCGGCCACACCCCGGGCAGCGCGGTCTTCCTGCTGCCCGGCGGGGCGGCCGCGTTCACCGGGGACGCGCTGGTCACCGCCGACACCGTCGGCGGCCGCAGCGGCCCCAGCCTGGTCTGCCGCGCCTTCACCCGGGACAGCGCGCAGGCGCTGCGCTCGCTGGAGGCGATGGCCGACCTGGACGCCGACACCGTCCACCCCGGCCACGGCGAGCCGTGGCCGGGCGGCCTGGCCGACGCCGCCCGCCGCGCGCTGGCCGCCGGACAGGTCTGA
- a CDS encoding MarR family winged helix-turn-helix transcriptional regulator, with amino-acid sequence METAEHARTLNEIRLLVLAAQREGSRRLGHALKQSGITPAQGEVLEVLSGGEHLTLAEVGRRLVCEAGSPSRLVDSLVKAGLVARTPSPTDRRTVLLAITPGGLAKLAELGETASPLLDLMGDRLDQYEARALADLLRRLLNGTPGGAAVAARFPIIPAQSG; translated from the coding sequence GTGGAAACGGCCGAACACGCCAGGACGCTGAACGAGATCCGCCTGCTGGTGCTCGCCGCCCAGCGGGAGGGCAGCCGCCGACTGGGCCACGCGCTCAAGCAGTCCGGCATCACCCCCGCCCAGGGCGAGGTGCTGGAGGTGCTCTCCGGCGGTGAGCACCTCACCCTCGCCGAGGTCGGCCGCCGCCTGGTCTGCGAGGCGGGCAGCCCCAGCCGGCTGGTGGACTCCCTGGTCAAGGCGGGCCTGGTGGCCCGCACCCCCAGCCCCACCGACCGCCGCACCGTGCTGCTCGCCATCACCCCCGGCGGCCTCGCCAAGCTCGCCGAACTCGGCGAGACCGCAAGCCCGTTGCTCGACCTGATGGGTGACCGCCTGGACCAGTACGAGGCCCGCGCGCTGGCCGACCTGCTGCGCCGCCTGCTCAACGGCACCCCCGGCGGCGCGGCCGTCGCGGCCCGGTTCCCGATCATCCCGGCCCAGAGCGGCTGA
- a CDS encoding GNAT family N-acetyltransferase: protein MTSYWTGERVRLRAVEPEDGPLLARLSAQEERLGDVLDPPRSAEGWAALARQKAAADPTAGTYQLIIESLADGAAVGTTGVHRADDRSGLFEYGITVGAEHRRRGYAVEAVRLVLRHQFEERRHHKATARVFAHNAPSLALQRQLGFTEEGRLRQHFFVAGEHRDVVLFAMFAEEFFARYGGPTGL from the coding sequence ATGACGAGCTACTGGACGGGTGAACGCGTACGCCTGCGGGCGGTCGAACCGGAGGACGGGCCGCTGCTCGCCCGGCTCTCCGCGCAGGAGGAGCGGCTCGGCGACGTGCTCGACCCGCCGCGCTCCGCCGAGGGCTGGGCGGCCCTCGCCCGGCAGAAGGCCGCCGCGGACCCGACGGCCGGCACCTACCAGCTGATCATCGAGTCCCTCGCCGACGGCGCCGCCGTCGGTACGACCGGCGTACACCGGGCCGACGACCGCAGCGGCCTGTTCGAGTACGGCATCACCGTCGGTGCCGAGCACCGCCGTCGCGGCTACGCGGTCGAGGCGGTCCGGCTGGTGCTGCGCCACCAGTTCGAGGAGCGCCGCCACCACAAGGCCACCGCCCGGGTGTTCGCCCACAACGCGCCCTCGCTGGCCCTCCAGCGGCAGCTCGGCTTCACCGAGGAGGGCCGCCTGCGCCAGCACTTCTTCGTCGCGGGTGAACACCGTGACGTGGTGCTGTTCGCGATGTTCGCCGAGGAATTCTTCGCCCGGTACGGCGGTCCCACCGGGCTCTGA
- a CDS encoding NUDIX domain-containing protein, with translation MSGRPGIDLPDHRGRTGLDRVGRGLRRNPDVRVREVELTSQGWHVLRRTTFDYRRRDGRWTTQQRETYDRGDGAAVLPYDAARGTVLLTRQFRYPAYVNGHPDGMLIEAAAGLIDASDLDGPDGPDGPGDANGPDGAADAVRRESREELGVELGPLTHVLDAYMSPGSVTERLHCFAAPYLQADRTGRGGGLEEDGEDIEVLELPFAEALAMTRDGRITDGKTVLLLQWAALDGPFAGRSTSDAADGRTSHSVKGGANRG, from the coding sequence GTGAGCGGCCGCCCGGGGATCGACCTCCCCGACCACCGCGGCCGCACCGGCCTGGACCGCGTCGGCCGCGGCCTGCGCCGCAACCCGGACGTGCGGGTGCGCGAGGTCGAACTCACCTCGCAGGGTTGGCACGTACTGCGCCGCACCACCTTCGACTACCGCCGCCGGGACGGCCGGTGGACCACCCAGCAGCGGGAGACCTATGACCGGGGCGACGGCGCCGCGGTCCTGCCGTACGACGCCGCGCGCGGCACCGTGCTGCTGACCCGCCAGTTCCGCTACCCGGCCTACGTCAACGGGCACCCCGACGGGATGCTGATCGAGGCGGCCGCCGGGCTGATCGACGCCTCCGACCTGGACGGCCCAGATGGCCCAGACGGCCCGGGCGACGCGAACGGTCCGGACGGCGCCGCCGACGCGGTGCGCCGCGAGAGCAGGGAGGAACTGGGCGTGGAGCTCGGCCCGTTGACGCACGTGCTGGACGCCTACATGAGCCCGGGCTCGGTCACCGAACGGCTGCACTGCTTCGCGGCGCCCTACCTCCAGGCCGACCGGACCGGACGCGGCGGCGGCCTGGAGGAGGACGGCGAGGACATCGAGGTGCTCGAACTGCCCTTCGCCGAGGCGCTGGCGATGACCCGGGACGGCCGGATCACCGACGGCAAGACCGTGCTGCTGCTCCAGTGGGCCGCACTGGACGGCCCGTTCGCCGGGCGGTCGACGAGCGACGCGGCCGATGGCAGGACGAGCCACTCGGTGAAGGGCGGGGCGAACCGCGGTTAG